In Bombus huntii isolate Logan2020A chromosome 11, iyBomHunt1.1, whole genome shotgun sequence, the sequence TAACTCTTCGTGATTCACTCTATCACGGAGGATAGTTTGATTCACCGATGTGTCGCtacattttgaaattctttaatGAGGAAACATACGTATACAAAATCGTATAAACATGAATTTGTGCTTTTCAAAATACCGAATGCTTATCATTTTTTTGTACAAGATTTTCAAAGAGGAAAAGATACGATAAAGGTAGTTTTATGGGCTATGTTCGATATTTCAAATGTCaaatattaggtcgtccgaaaagtttctttcgttttataaggaaataatagatgcaaaacattttccgttttatattattttatcgaattacgtatgactcattttgttctatcaaaataaagatcacaacgttcgacagattaggtttcatgtttgtataaagatgcatcgttgtaaaagaaagacacttttcggacaacctaatacgatCGTGTTACATTTGCGCGTCTGTCGAGATTTGGAGTAGCACGAAGAGTATAACTCTCTGATGGAGACTGTTTTTAAAACTACCTGAAGAAGCTTTGCCTTCTTATATACCAGCTCTTCATCCTGGGGTTTTCCTTCTCACCATGGTTTTTATGGGGTACCCTCGTGGGCATGTATCCCTTGGTGTTTCTAACTGATACCAGACGTTTACTTTAGGGCGGACTCATTGACGGCCACTACAAATTTCGAACGATCGGTGACGATAAAAGTTTCGAATGGCACGACAGGGGAATGAAATCGCccgaaaaaattgtacgaAGTTCTTCGTAACGTGGCGCGAGTTCTCGACTGCTGCTCATGAACGTGGCCAATTGGGAAAATGCAAGAGTTCCTGGTGCCAGTAATGCGCTGCCTGTAAACACTTGGCCATAGAATGCGTAAAAGAGAGCGAAATTTTCCCTTTAGCCGGCAACAGCTCCTCCGATCGTTATCGTTCCTACGATTGTCCCTTTGTTCCATTATGTGTTAATGAAACTTAATGTTTGTAGCTTAAAAATATGGCAAATATGTGACACGAACGTAACGTGTTTTACAAAATTCAATACTAAATCTGTTGATAACATTCTTGAATACTCGATGTTCATGTTAAATGTAAGCAGGTCGAGATCTTTTTCCGTTGCAGTAAGCAAACCTATGCAAAATGCGAATTAATGCAAAACGCACACCAACGTAAATGTATATACCGCGCGATAAATGCCACGGataattttcaaatgaaaaaaagTCCATGAAATCTAGGACGTCGGTTCATCGGTTAAAACTGTCGTCGTTCGTCCTCGGACTTAAATTACCTTTTCAAAACGATCATTAGTTCAAGCGTAATTTATCTTTGCGCCTTTGTACTTCCTAAAGAGTCCCGAAAGTCTCGACCCATATTCGTTCGCGTACCGAGCGTTTCAAAGATGCAATGGTTCCATGTGACAAGGGAAAAACTCCGAAAATTGTGTCGTATATTACAAAGATAGAAATATGTAGATATGGGAATGTTCCATCAGTGTGTATCTTAAATAGAGAATAGAAGCATAAATGTAGTCTTGACAATGGTCATTTGATGTGAGACACGTTCGAAATAAAAGATAGTCATTAGTcgcagaaaagaaaaaatataaaaaggaaaaaagatattCCGTCCGATGATACGATCATgcaaaaataaacatttttattaggcTATATTGTTTCCATTTACTTCAACGAATGGCCATTTAGGTTGAAAGAGGAACGCGTTGGTAATGTATTAAGAACTAAAATAACGGGATTAAATTTACACGAACATTGACCAAATTTCACGAGTATATTTAGCGATCATTCGAAACCCACAGAGTTAAATGGTGAAATTCGAGAGAAGAAAATTCCAGGTAACGCGATAAAAAGAGGAATCACTcgttctttgttttattttaatccaCAATGCCATCTAATTATTCTTAATCCACAAGATATAGTTACACACGATAGAATGAAAATTATCTATGAATAACGACATACGAACGCACAAAATCGGTTAAACGTTTAAAACAATGTTATCCACTTGGGCCGATAAGCCGATTCCAATTGCTCGAATTAACGTCGTAATCTACCTTTATTACTCATCCTGGTGAATCGGGAAACGTTAGCACCGCTGACCACTTCCTTCTCCCTTATTAATACGTTATCCGTTCTCTCTTCTGGAAATTATTTCAACGTTGAGAACATTTCTCGCGAAGGATAATGTATCGTAGCCATGATGAAAGTTTATTGCGATAATAACGCATATCACAAGCAGGTGGTTGAAATAGCGCATCGATAATTGGTAAgacaagaaagaagaaacgtcGCTCGTGATTGAATATACCGTGGCGTATCCTTGTTTAAGCATTTCCCCTTAAAGTAAACGAAGGCATCGTTAAAAGGGTTGGTTGGAGGGAGATCGAAGCCGCAATCCGTTCGTCTTAGAAAACACCATTATCGCGAGAAACGGGAATAGTTGAGATATCTATTGTGAAGATAACGATGTCGGTCCCGAATGACGAGTGCTATTGAATCAGATCTCCGATAAAGCTTCTAATATAGTCGCGGGGGAGGTTTATTATCGCTTTTCGTGCCATTCGAACGTATCTATCAATCCATGTGTGACGCGTCGGTACAGCTTGCATAAACGAGTCAAActcgatatattttcttccatAGAATGATTTCACATGTCGTTCAGTTAGAATCGTAATCGAACTCATTTACTCTTTTCAGTCGACTCGCTTATTGTCTCAATATGTGAAACGTTTTTAAAGCAGCAAGCTTGAATTCTTATTAAACTGGTGCTTTTTGATGTAACGTACTATCCCGAAGAAATTCCTTTTTAAATTCTTACTTTTCACCTTTTTTTccaaattaattgtaattttcagATTAagtgtttttttatttaatcttaCACGACATTACAATCGTACAACGAcattgtataacgttagaaaCGTTGGTCTAATTTCAACGATCTCAGTGaacattcttttcttccaaGCATCTTCACTTTGTCTTTTTCCACGGtgtatgtaaaaattattcgcaTAAGGAGAAGATTATTGATTTATTCGCCTACGAGGTAAAGCAAGATAACCCGCTCTCCTCATGACCGAAAGCGACTCTTTCTACTTTTTCATCGATTTGCCGAAGAAATTACTCTTACACGCTATCTCAGGATAGTTCGTTCTCGCCGTTCTCCGAAGTGGGAGAATTATGCGTTTGCATTCTATGAAAGGCCAACTACCAGTTTCTGGAGCTCCTTTCGGCTCTTGTCATTTGTCTTCCTCCGAGATAGAACCAAAGTTTCAAAGAGCTCTCCAAGTTGCGTCCCAGGCGGTTACCAGAGAACGCCTCCCTAAATTTTCTCGTTGTAGAAATTAATGGTGAAGCTAGTTTGTAAAATCTTCGTTAACCGCCTCTCCCGCCCTCCCTTCGCGCGAAGTCTGTTAGAATCTATGTTTCGATAGTTTCGCCGCGAGCAACTAGAACCGATCTGAACAGGAATGTACGCCTTAAGAACAATGAGAATCTACTGGTTACTTGAGTAGTTGCACGaaactttgaaaaatatagCTATATACTTAAGAATTTAGAGGACAGGAAAATGGAGGAATTTTCGTAAGGCtttaataataagaaattatttGTGTAGCAAGTTTGAACGTTTCTTTTAGTCGCGTCAGAGGTTTACATGTATCCACCACATGCAAGAAGGAGATGGGATTTTTAGCGAGTATTACCGTCAACACCGTAAGTAACAAAGTCCCACATAACCAGGAGGTACGGTCACTGCCGGGTATGCGTAAACTGCACTTTTCCTTCCTGGCAAAAacaaaggaaaagaaaatttaatcgtTTCGGATCGATTTGTACAGATATCGTAGATGATTGAATGAGCCTGAGAGTTTGAGATTGTTACAGAGTGAAGAGGGTGCAAGAATTATAGGTATGAAGATCAGATCGCTGAGCTTTGATAACTAAATgttgaaaattagaaattggCAGGTAAAAATTGGAGATTGCAAATTACGAATTGGAAGATGAAGATTATAAcggaaatatttttacaactAATTTTATTCGCGTCTTGACTTTTACAAATGCGAATGCTATTGTTATCCAAACCAACCAGACTCAGTTCGGTATATGCAACTGCACATGACATTTGTATGTTTGCTAGCTAAATCAAAGGTTGCAAAGACCCTTTGTAATTAAATGCTATTTCAAAGACTGTTGTAGCTGTTCTCTATTTACGCAATACTCAATTAATTTCTCTGCttctgtaatttaattacCTAACTGCAGGTATCTCTCGATAAATCTCGATGTGAATTCATTTCTTCTTAGCAGTTCTCCCTTCTATGTCAAGTAGTGGAATATTGAAACTGATAcgatattcattttttaattgataGATAGCGAAACACCTGagttttctacattttctacGCGTTTAGATATACAGAGCGTAGAAAAATGTTGGAGAAAAGCTTTGGGGACATGTAgcatttatcgaaataaataaaaaataagtctTGGGAAACGTGGATCCAAAAGCCACTAGTTTCGGAGTTATGAGATGTTTAGCGTAAAAAGGTACATTGTATAGTAAACTAGTTGCTTTGTTAGATTAGATAGTTGATACAACGAATCGAAAAACACTGCCATGACACAAGACAAATGCCGGGGATCGACGTGTGCGTGCTTCTATGAGAAAACGTGTCGAAGTTGAAATGAACGGGATACATATTGAACATATATTGTAAAGGTCTTACTGACAAAAAAGTCTTATAGCTCGGAAATTAATGGCTTTTGGATCCATGTTTATTAAGATGTTTTGCTTGCTTTGATGAGTATTATATGCGCCTAAAGCTTTTCCCCTACTTTTTTTCATACCCTGTCTATGTATGTACATTGGTCTAGCGTATAATATCGTTTCAATCTGCCAAGTTTTGAATAAATTCTGATAGGTCTCATAGTGTTTCGGAAATGTTTCTGTTTGCATGTTACGTAGTAGATTATACAGATACTTTACATTGTTTCATCTCCCTTCATAGTTCCAATTTCTACTACATAATCGCAAGGTATATACAACTATGAACTTGATGGCGAGTACGATTAATCAATGTAGGAAACGAGGCAAGCTGCGCTGAACTATTGTACTTTGTGCCACGCATGTGGCTCGTTAAGAAACCGTTAGCATAATAGGGTGTAGCGTATGAAAGCAAATATAGTAGCACGTTTTAACAACACGTGATGCGGAAAATTGCGttcaaataattcaaataatatCTTCATAATTTATTCTTCATTCACGGATTCCACCGATAATAAAGACCATAGGTGGCAAAATTTCgcattgaaaaatttgttccAATGTGTGACAATTTTtgatttattcttttttttttcttcatttatttcatggaaaggaaatgaatataaaaatgtaaatactttttaatatacgtttttctttaaatttataacgctataattaAAACATTGTAGCAAAGTACGAACGTATGAAAGTTGCAAATTGTGAAACAAATTGGCTTTTTGCGAATTGAAATTCCTTTCTGCGGAAACAAGAAAGACGTTTTAGAATACGAAATGACGACACATTAGACATTTAAATGGCGCGACGCGGGTTATTGAATCGGTACGGAAACACCTGGATCCATAGGTTCAGGTGGCTGTTAGAATCTCTGCCAGTagaatttctttgttttacgGAATTGCTACGACATTAGAGGACTCTCAAAGGGATTCAATCTAAGTATCGTAGcagaagaaaatagaaattaatatatctTACACTTTTTATGTAAAATGAATTAGTTGTTTCTTCCTAACAAAAGTTCATTCTATCATTAGTTAATATCGGTTTCGTTGCTATCTCAACGTATATTCTGGGTTCGCCGAAAGGAGTTAATGGTCGCTGTAGTATGGAGAGTATGCAAAATATGTTTGGCAATATCAGTATCTTTGTGCAAAACGTAACTCGATTATTTGGAAGGAATGTCGCTTGTTTAACTAATTTGAGAAGTGTACAAATGCTAGGTATCTTCGCTTAAGATAGATAGACGTGGAACTATGCCACAATTACGCATTAAACGTACTGGGATTTATGCCTGTGTAATAGAGATTCCTCCAGATTCCGCAGCTTCTACTACACACAGTTGGTATAAGCACAGCGACAGATTGGGGAGAAGTGTTACAACATTTGATTAACCAAAGGTACTATGTTGTATTACAATTAGATAACTTTTTTTAGTATTTCTTAGTTTGAGTCATTTAAATTATACCATGTATCAATATAAATAGCACTTAACTAAATCTAACTAAAGTTGCAACTGTATGTGCAAATTTCAAAATGATTCCAATCTCAGAGAACAACTACTTTCGTAGCATATAGCTCAACTTACAATTTCCCGAGAGGGCCATTAACAGCCACTCGAACTAGTTACAGTGATCAAAGTTTAATTGCGCCTTCATTGAGTAGTTATACCTGCTGACTAAAGCTCTGACGACATGTAACATTTCACTAACATATAAATGTCACACACGTCAATTTTCTCTGGagaaaagatagaaatattcttgaaTAAAAAAACTGCAGTGGAATTTCGACAATTTATTGGTCCTgtacattaaattatatagaTCGTCTTAACAATACAGAGCGAGACAAGCGTATTCGGATAAATAGTTTTCCGCAGATATTCTATTTTAACaaatgttaaaaaagaaaataatagataatacaTTAATAGTTAATCATTAGAAaagtatacaaaatttataaaaacgaatacaaatattgaaataagaaACGAAATGAGGAAACTATTTTTTCGAATACATTTGATTCGATACTGTACGATGAGAACAAAGTTATAACTAAGAAGATTCATATTCTTTATctatcaatttttataatgattctaaataacgcaatatttctatatacagTAAAAATCCATTTATCTGACTGAAAAGTTAATGCCCAACTAACTGATCCTTCGCCTGTTGAATTCATTTATTAGGTACTGGGCATAATTAGCGAAATCCTATTATACAAACTATTTGTCTCGACGAGTTCAAATAAATAGAGTTTTATTGTAGTTCGAAATACAATGAAACGATTTACTTCAATAAAATCATAAGTGTTATGcctattattttcattctaaAATGGTTGTGCAACCATTTTTTATAATCTGAGAAATGTTTTACtcatatatgatataaattgTCATAAACGCTGGTGTAAAAATTATATCTCAATCTTATACCTATGCTAAATCTGTAGTTTACAATGATGTAACTAACAATACAATCAATTTCAATCTACTGGACGTTCCCAATTTTATCTTCTTATATCTGATATACATATTAGACACTTTATATGTAAATGAACACATTTGAACAAAGATGAAATCAACAATGTAAATATAGGATTTCTGAGTACATAGTACTCAAAGTATTGTGCACAGTGTCACATAAGAAATTTAGTAGCTGTTATATACGTAACGTACGCTTTTCAGTAATAATAGGTTCGTTCTTTTAGGAAACTTCTTTTAgaacaaacaaaaaatgtaaaaatatatgataacATGTATCATATTTCTCCAAAATACGTGGAGCTGATACGTAACTCTGGTgaatatgtaattttcttttatttacttGACTCGTTTTTGTTGTCTTTGGCGATATATGTCATTTGCGGGTGGCGGTGGTAAGTCTTCTTCTTCGCTGTCATCACCTAAGCGCGTTCTTCTACGTTTAGATCCAATACTAACCCCATCGTTACTTTCGTCGACTATCCAATGTACGGATTTCGCTAGGTCAAACAATTTTGTATCACATCCGTTATCCGCTACCGGTAATGGGGCTATGTAAAAAAAAACCTTCTTTTAGAACACAAATTCCATACATTGTTGTTATATTTTGAtgagttaattaaaaatgaaaatgactCATTTGATAGTATTTGTAACCTTACCATGGTCAGGTAACTGAATTCGATTGAAAACATCCATGAGTAAATCAACAGCCACAAATGGTCCTCTGAAGCATCCAGGTGGAGGAAGCATGGTACAAAGTTGTGCTGCAGCTGGTGGCAATGGAAAAGATCCAcctataaaaattttttatcatgCATTATAGACAACTAAATTTAGATATAGTATGTTTTAATAAAGGAATTTACCTGGTACTGGATGCTCTCCAGGTAATGGATTTACTTTTGGTTTATAAGGTATCATTTGTGATATATCAGGTCTTGGCAATGATGCTATAGCTTCCTCTGGATCTGGTATTCGTGGTAATGCGCCAACTGTACTTCTTCCAACGCTGGATACTTCCATATATCCAATGGACCGTAACTCCATAGGAGTACATGGATATAGATCCAAGAATTTATATCTATCTACTAATTGTGCTGTTTCCTTACCTTCGAATTCTTTgatctacaaaaaaaaaaaaagaattaaaaattgtataaattacaaaaagaTATCAAATAAAGGTTATGCAGATCAATAATACCTTTTCTAATACAGCACTACGTCGTTTTTCAACTTTTACAATACTTGCTAGATCTCCAATATTAGATTCAAATTCTAAAAATCGGTTCCATATGTcgctgaaaataatattaaatacaagaTAAATATTAAGAGTAACCTtagttataaaaataattcatacacgtttattaatattgtaagCAAACAGATTTATCACTTACACTGATTTTTCAGGTTCTAAACTACCAGATGATAAAACTCTTTCGAATAAAACTCTTGTATTATTGTCCTCTGAAATATTAAACGCAATTAGAATTgagatatgtaaaatatatgtaaatttatttcttaaaaagTTAGCTCACCATTCAAATGTGACAAGTAGTCAATATAACAAAGTATATAGTCAGGATTGTCCCCAAATTTCTTTAAACCTAATTCGAATATCCGAAAAGCAATATTTTTATCCTTCGTGCAATAATATTCCATTAATGCAGCAGCAACATATACATGATGTTTACATCTTGGGTCTTCGCGAGCTCTTTTAAAAACCGTTCTAGCCGATTTTATACCTTCAGCGCGTCTTGCGAATTTCATGTATTGTACATACGCCTACGAAATGGCATTCAATTTAGTAATACTCAAAtcattgaataaaatatttagtattAACAAACAATAGATACTAACTAGTGTAGGGTCAATGTCAGGTATATCAAGGAACTTTTGATATATTTGATgaactttttcatattttactcTTCCTTCTTCAAAATCGGCATGCGCAAAGtataataacatatttttGGACAACAATGTACTTGTTGCTCTTTCAAACATTGTTGCTGCTTCATCGCTTAAATTTTTTGCGGCATTTACATCTCCTTTTTCTGTTAATATTTTTGAGCTAAGTTCTAAAAAATGTGCAGCTTGATGCCACACTGCAGGATGATGACCCAAACATAATAAACACTGTTCTATAGCAAACATTACTCTGCGAGCAACTAAAGAAGTATCTTCAGTTCTTAAAGGGTTACTACGTTCCCATGCAATATATTTCTTCCACAATTCAACCTAAAACAATAATATCATTTTGTTATGTTTAAACATTTATACCATAATATctacaatttataataattgatatttacAAAGTAGTTCAATAATTACCTGTTTAACTTCTTCTGGATGACCGGTTGGAGGTACACTAGGAGCACTTCGATTCAATCCTCTTGTTACAGCTTCTAATTCTTTGGCAACTCGTCTTGCGTTCATATAATCTCTAGAACGTTCAATAGCCATTTTATCCGCAATTATTggattaatattttgttcaaaAGCCATATAATCTTTCCATAATTGTTCCATATTTATCATAGGGTTAACTACACCTCGTTGATACACCTACAATTAACATCACCAATGTATGAAGcaaatcaataaaatatattaatatataatccAATAAGAACACATAGTTCATTACCTTCCTCACTGCACTAATTTTTTGGTTCTCAGCATATGAACCAACAGCTTCCACACTTTTAAGGAATGTAACATAATCATTCCATATACTATAGGAATGGATATCCATACCTATTTTATCCAGTGCAAAGTCATATGCTTGTGCCATTTTTTCCCTATGaataaattatgtaataaattttgctgcaattattttattaaaaacatacttaaagatataaatacatacttgtATGTTGCAAGACTGGCTTTAGTTTCTTTCACGTAAGAAAGATAAAGTTTCCACAACTCAATATTTAAGATTTTCATAAGGCACCTTTGGAAAAGCTGTCAGACAAAAGAAGTACTTTAGAggaaatataagaaaatagtGCGACATCAGTTAAAGCTCATTTAAGTGTGGTTACACAAAACATTACATATCTACCACCTTACTTACCCTTATAGGCAAGTCTTTTTTAAACAcatatttaaacattattgATAAAACCAATAAGAATCACATCAAAATATCAGGaagtaaaaattcaataatttattaagCAGGTCTTTAATACAATCACTACTACAATATTGTTTGTATGTAATGGGAGAAATAATAATGCACCAGTGCATCAATTGAGAATGGTTTATTGAATAAACATGTTTTCATTGGGAAATAATTAGGAAAAAATTTTCCAGATATGAGATTATAAAGGTAACACAAAATAAACCCCATTGaataaaaagtttatttattttttggcggggttaataatataattgacCTATGTGGGATCTAGAAATGAATGATCCCAAAACatcataaaaaaatttagaCAATTTGAAGCAACATAGGGTGACAAAACATAGCAAAATTATACCATGATTAAGTATAGGAATTATTTGCCTctactatatattataaacataCAATGAATTAATACTTCAATGTATTTGTCACCTTATGCTACCTCTATAGAAATTTCACAATATTTGAAGCCTCAAATACTGTGCTGGGGGAAGGAAAATGATGTAATTCCCAAAGCATACTTATGAAATAATATctagaaatattaattgtcTCAAAACTACACATAATACTGAGACAAATATGTGTGTCACCAATACTTTCCTTATTTGCAAAGAGGTAGATATACTTTACACAAATGTAATTCAATCGAATTAATGCTTAATATTtgttcataatatttttatttcatactGTTCTTAATAAGATTTCTACACTTCATGTAATAtgactattattttattttaagtaACATAATCCAAGCACACTAAAAAATGTATTGCAGGAAGGAATACAAGGCTGTTACATTCAGAAAGTTGCCTTCGTAAGTTGATTTATACTAGTAAtgtgtatttattattattaagctTGTTACATCAAATATATTCAATGTATACATCATTCAACAAAGAAAACAACCTCCCAAATATACCAACAGATCAATTGTAATCAATGAGATATTTGTGTATGgtgaaatattgtttttattcaCCTCATATAATATGAAAAGTGCTTAGAATCACATTGTATGATAATATTTGATCACAATGGGTTAATAATATCCTACCATTATTAAATGTAACCTTATTGCactaaaaaattaaaatagaactCTTTAAATACCAATgtttaattagaaattaattatttcatacaaTGGTTATTTAATCTATAACCATTCTTGATTAATAAACAAACATGCATATCATGAAtctgtattaaaaaaaaagttcaaccaatacttttattttaaaatcaataacGAAAACTATGTATCATCCCGAACAAACAAATTGAACATTATATATAACTAGAAGTTTGATAATATAGAAAGTGctttcattaaattttgaaa encodes:
- the LOC126870832 gene encoding protein suppressor of forked, translated to MTDDKTEFDWGNEKLQRAQKTVDESSYDLEAWSILIREAQNRPIVEVRPVFEKLVSVFPSAGRYWKIYIEQEMKMRNFEKVEKLFQRCLMKILNIELWKLYLSYVKETKASLATYKEKMAQAYDFALDKIGMDIHSYSIWNDYVTFLKSVEAVGSYAENQKISAVRKVYQRGVVNPMINMEQLWKDYMAFEQNINPIIADKMAIERSRDYMNARRVAKELEAVTRGLNRSAPSVPPTGHPEEVKQVELWKKYIAWERSNPLRTEDTSLVARRVMFAIEQCLLCLGHHPAVWHQAAHFLELSSKILTEKGDVNAAKNLSDEAATMFERATSTLLSKNMLLYFAHADFEEGRVKYEKVHQIYQKFLDIPDIDPTLAYVQYMKFARRAEGIKSARTVFKRAREDPRCKHHVYVAAALMEYYCTKDKNIAFRIFELGLKKFGDNPDYILCYIDYLSHLNEDNNTRVLFERVLSSGSLEPEKSVDIWNRFLEFESNIGDLASIVKVEKRRSAVLEKIKEFEGKETAQLVDRYKFLDLYPCTPMELRSIGYMEVSSVGRSTVGALPRIPDPEEAIASLPRPDISQMIPYKPKVNPLPGEHPVPGGSFPLPPAAAQLCTMLPPPGCFRGPFVAVDLLMDVFNRIQLPDHAPLPVADNGCDTKLFDLAKSVHWIVDESNDGVSIGSKRRRTRLGDDSEEEDLPPPPANDIYRQRQQKRVK